AAATGGTTTTATTCAAAAGCTTTCCAGAACGGAATATTTTGAAGGATGGAACGGAATGATTGTGGCTATTGAAGAAAATGAAAATAATGAGATAGAAAATAATGTCTTTTCTCAAAATATCCGTTTGTTTCTATTTGGTATTTGCATCATTGCGTTATTGCAGATTTACAGTATAAATTTATCAAACCTGGTTTTGTCAATCAGTTATGCCTTAACCTCTTTTGCGGGATTATTGATCAGCGTTTTTTTAGTTAGAGAAGATTTAGGTTTTAATGATGTGTCGGTTTCAAGAATATGTCAGGCGTCAAAAAAAACAAGTTGCAAAGAAGTACTGTCGTCTAAAGGAGCAAAAATATTTGGCAATTTAAAGCTAAGTGATGCATCACTAATTTACTTTTCTGTTTTAGCAGTTTTTTCTGTTTTTACAGTATTTACAGATAGTTTTGTTGTTTATAGCTGGTTAGCATTGTTTAGTATTCCCGTGTTGTTTTACTCCGTTTTTACTCAATATTTTATCGTAAAAAAATGGTGTGTTTTGTGTTTAGGTATTGCAATTGTATTAATACTTCAGATTTTATTAGTTTCAATTTACGGTTTTAATACAGCAATCTTAAGTTTGACAGTTTTAAAGAAAGTCGTTCCATTTTTGTTTGTTTTTGCATTGGCAAGTTTTGCTTTTTTAGAATTTAAAAGATTGATAAAACAAGGTTTGGTTAATAAAATTATCGAAGTAAAATACAACCAAATCAAACGAAAATATCCTGTTTTTAAAGCATTGGCAAATAATGACGAAAGTATAAATCAATATACTTTAGAAGAGATGGAAGCAATTGTAATAGGTCAGGATAATGCCCCAATTGAGCTCAATGCAGTTCTTAGTGCTTCTTGTATACATTGCCACAAAGTCTATCAAAACCTAATAAAATTGTGGAATAAAAATCCAGAGCAATTAAAAATAAAACTTGTTTTTAATATAAACGCAGAGAATGTAAACAATCCCTATAATATTATTTATAAGCAGGCGGTTGGCTATTATCTTTCCGGAGATCATGACAAAGTGATGGCGTTATTGCATGATTGGCACGTAGATAGAATAGATTTTGAAATGTGGAAATCACGATGGATAAATGATCAATCTGAAATAGGAACAGAAATAATACAACATCAATATCATTGGTGTCTTGAAAATAAAATTTTTCACACTCCTGCAATTATTTTAAACGGGCAACTGCTGCCAAACGAGTATGAAGTCCACGAACTCAATTTTTTTATTGATAATTTAATAAAAGAGAAAACCCCAGTACTTTGAAAATAAAACCATTCCCTTTTTATAAACAGCCCGATGCTAAGGATTGCGGCCCAACTTGTTTACGAATTATCGCAAAATATTATGGAAAAGTAATTGAACTTCAGCAAATACGTAATCTTTCTGAAACTACTCGTGAAGGCAGTAGTTTACTGGGATTAAGCGATGCTGGAGAAGCCTTAGGATTTAGAACTCTTGGCGTAAAAAACAATTTTGAAACTTTAAAAAATGAAATGCCTTTACCTTGTATTGTTCATTGGAATAACCAACATTTTGTGGTGGTTTATAAAATGAAACAAGACAAAGTTTATATATCTGATCCTAGTCATGGATTAATAGTATATTCTAAAGAAGAGTTTATTAAGTTCTGGATTGGCAAAAATGCACATGAAAAAACGGAAGAAGGTATTGCACTTTTATTAGAACCAACACCGGAGTTCTACAAAAACGAATGGGATGCCGAAAATTCTAAAAGAAGTTTTAGTTATTTAACAAAATATCTGTTTCGTTATAAAGGTTTAGTAATTCAGTTAATAGTTGGATTAGCGGCCGCAAGTTTATTTTCGTTATTGTTTCCGTTTCTTACCCAAAGTATTGTTGATGTAGGGATTCAAACTCAGGATTTAAACTTTATTTATTTAATTCTTTTAGCTCAATTAATGCTTTTTGCCGGTCAAACAGCGATCGAAGTCCTTCGTTCCTGGATAATGCTGCATTTGAGCACGAGAATTCATATTTCATTGGTTTCTGATTTTTTTATAAAACTCATGAAATTACCAATTAGTTACTTTGACAGCCGTATGACTGGCGATATAATGCAGCGAATAGGAGATAACCGCAGAATTGAACAATTGCTAACCGGCAGCTCACTCAACGTAATGTTTTCACTGCTAAATCTAGTGGTGTTTAGCTTCGTTCTGGTTTTTTATAATCTTCAATTGTTTTTGGTGTTTTTAGTAGGCAGTATCGTTTATCTGGCGTGGATTTTATTTTTTCTGAAAAAACGAAAAGAACTGGATTATAAGCGTTTTTCGCAAGTTTCAAACGAACAGTCAAAAGTCATGGAACTTATAAACGGAATGCAGGAAATTAAAATGCATAATGCCGAAAAACAAAAACGCTGGGGATGGGAATTTGTCCAGATACGTCTTTTTAAAGTCAACATGCAATCGCTTACGCTGGAACAATGGCAATCTGTAGGATCAAATTTTATTAATCATCTTAAAGATTTACTGATTACTTTTTTTTCGGCAACCTTAGTTGTCAAAGGAGAATTGACACTAGGAATGATGATGTCTGTTCAATACATTATTGGGCAGCTAAATAACCCGTTAATGCAAATGGTAAGTTTTGTACGCTCGCTTCAGGATGCCAAGATAAGTTTAGAGCGTCTGGGCGAAATTCATGATAAAGAAGATGAAGAAGATTTATTGAATCCTAAGATCCATGATTTAGGACATTCAAATATCAGTATTAAGAATTTATCTTTTAGATACACCGGAAATCCTAATTATGTTCTGGAAGATTTAAACTTATTTATACCCAAGCAAAAGACCACTGCTATTGTAGGAACCAGTGGAAGCGGGAAAACAACTTTGCTAAAACTTCTGATGAAATTTTATGAACCTAATATGGGTGAGATTCTTCTTGAGAATATGAAATTCAATACTATTTCGCCAAGTGCCTGGAGAGGAAAATGCGGAGTTGTAATGCAGGATGGATTTATTTTTAATGATACAATTGCCAATAATATTGCGGTAGGTGATGATTATGTAGATAAAAAAAGACTTCTACATGCTATTGAAACCGCCAATATTAAAGATTTTATCGAAAGTTTGCCATTGTCTTATAATACACAAATTGGAAACGAAGGAACCGGAATTTCCGGAGGACAAAAGCAGCGGCTTTTGATTGCCAGAGCAGTTTATAAAAACCCGGATTATTTGTTTTTTGATGAAGCAACTTCTTCTTTAGATGCAAATAATGAAAAGGTAATCATGGAAAATCTGAATCAATTTTTGGTTGGTAAAACGGCAATTATTATCGCGCATAGATTATCTACAGTAAAAAATGCAGACCAGATTGTGGTTCTTGAAAAAGGAAAAATCGTCGAAATAGGAACGCATAAAGAACTTGTTCAGGCTCAGAAAAACTACTACGAATTAGTTAAAAATCAATTAGAATTAGGGAATTAAAAGCTCCGTTAAATTAAATCAAATGGCATCAAAAAATGTTTTAGACGATATAGAATTACGCTCTGAATCAGTTCAGGAAGTACTGTCAAATCCGCCTGCGTGGATTGTTCGTTATGGGATTTCCATCATTTTTGTACTAATAGTAGTGTTTGTTATTGGTTGTTGGTTTGTAAAATATCCTGATATAATAGCAGCAAAAGCGGTAGTTACGTCAAATTATCCGCCGGAGCGATTGGAATCTAAAGTAAATTCCAGAATTGTCAAGCTATGTGTTTCTAACTCTTCAAAAGTTAAAAAAGAAACCATAGTCGCAATTTTAGAAAGTACAGCAAATTTTGAAGATGTTTTAAAACTGGACAAAATTGTAGCCTCAATTTCTTCTAATTATCAAACGTTTTATTTTCCCTTTAAGGAAATGAATAATTTAGAGTTAGGTGATATTCAATCTTCGTTTAGTCAGTTTCATAAAGCGTATATTGAGAATGAACTCAATCAGAAACTTCATCCTTATTCAGAAGAAATAAATGTGGGCAAAAGCTCGCAAACAGAAAACGCAAATAGATTAGCGTCTTTATATGAACAGCAAAAATTGGAAAAAATAAAGCTGAATTTAAGCGATGTTCAATACAAAAGATCTTTGCAATTATTTGAGAAAGGTGTGATTTCGAAATATGATTTAGACATTCAAAAAGGAAATAATCTGCAGGCTAAACAAAGTTATGATCAGACGAATTCGGCAATTTCACAACAAAAAGAAGCTATAAATCAAGCTAGAAAACAAGTTGTAGCAAGCCAGATTTCGCAAGAAAAAGCAGATGTTACTACTTTAAGTTCTTTGTTTCAGGCATTAGACGAATTGAAAAAAAGTATCCATGTTTGGAAACAAAACTATTTGTTTGTGGCAACTTACGACGGAACTTTTAGATTTCAGAATTCTTGGAAAGAAAATCAACTTATAAAAACCGGAGATTTATTTGCAACAATATTACCCGAAAATCAAGGAGAATACTTGGGAAATCTAAAAGTGCCTTTGCAGAATTCAGGTAAAATTCAGATCAATCAAAAAGTATTAATCAAGCTGGATAATTTCCCATATCAGGAATATGGAATGCTTGAAGGACGCGTTCAGTCGATGTCAACAATAACAGATAAAGACGGGAATTATTTTATCGAAGTCGCAATGCCAAAAGGACTAAAAACGACTTATGGCAAAGAGATAAAATTTGATAAAGAATTAACTGGTTCCGCAGATATTATCACTGAAGAAATGCGCTTGATTGAGCGAGTTTTTTATCAATTCAGAAAATTAGTTCAAAGATAAATAACTATTTTTCAAATAAACAGATGTAAAAGAGTGAATTTAGGAATTCGTTTTTGTCTGAAAAATATCCTTTTTTAAGTAATTATCCTATTTTTAGAATAAAGTTTTTAACACTACAACGTTTGCGAAATGTCATTTCGAAAACGCTATAGTAGATTTACGATTTATAGGATACCTTTATTAATTATGTCATTTTTTGCTTTAATATACATTACTTAAATTATGAAAAAAACTTTACTTTTATTTTTCCTTTTGTTATCCGCAATTACATTTGCGCAACAACAAACGGTTACTTACAGTGTAAGTCCATCAACTTTTGAAGAAACTACTGCAATTACCATTACAATTAATGGAAACAGTGTCAATGAAAGTGCTTGGGGAGTTACAGATAACTCACTTTATTTGTGGGCATGGGCTTTTGATACCAATGATACCACTCAAAAAGGTACTCCAAATAATGGTGGTTGGGATGCATCCAGCGATGCGAGTAAATTTACATACAACTCAGCTTCCGATACTTATACAAAAACAATTACGCCAACAACCTATTATAATATAACAGGAATTGGTAAAATTGGATTTTTGGTTAAAGCAAAAAATGGAACCGGCGATAAAAAGTCACAAGATATTCTGGTTGAAGTAGGATCTTTTCAAGTAACATTAACATCTCCGGCAGAAAATAGTACTACAATTGTAGCTTCGGGAGCAAGTTTTAATATTGCTGCAACAAATACAAACGGAGTTGCAAGTTATTCCTTGAAAGCTAACGGAACTGTTATCAATACAAATGCGAGTACAGCAAGTTATTCTTATTCAGCAACTAATATTACAGCCAATCAAAGTTATGAGTTAATTGCAACTCAGGGAACAACGACAATCTCAAAAAAGTTTTCGGTTGTTGTAAATCCAAATACAGTTTTAGAAAACATGCCTGCGGGTTTAGTTGACGGAATTAACTATAATGCTTCTGATGCTACAAAAGCAACTTTGGTTCTTGATGCACCATTAAAAGACTTTGTTTACGTTGCAGGAAGTTTTAACAATTGGCAGCCTTCATCGGCGTATGCCATGAAAAAAGATCCAACTTCGGGGAAATTCTGGTTAGAATTAACGGGTTTAGTTTCCGGCGTAAATAATACGTATCAATATTGGGTAGTTGAATCTACTCCAATTGCAAATTCACCTTCATTGGTAAAAACAGCAGATCCATATTCAACTTTAGTTTTATCTCCTTTTGATGATTCTGGGATTCCTGCAGCTTCATATCCAAATATACCGACTTATCCGGCAGGACAAAATTTTGAAGTTACGGTTTTGAAAACAGGACAAACTCCATACAATTGGAAAGTGACAAATTTCACAAAACCTGCAAAAGAAAAATTAGTAGTTTATGAAGTTTTGGTTCGTGATTTTGATGCCAATAAAAATTATCAAAGTCTGATTGACAGAATCGATTATTTTAAAAATCTTAAAATAAATGCAATCGAATTAATGCCGGTTATGGAGTTTGAAGGCAATGAAAGCTGGGGTTATAATACTTCATTTCATATGGCTTTGGATAAATTTTACGGAACTTCAGATAAGCTAAAAGAGTTTATTGATTTATGTCATGAAAATGGAATTGCGGTGATTCTTGACGTTGCTTTAAATCACGCTTTTGGTCGTAATCCTATGGTTAGAATGTGGATGAATGATCCTGATGGAGACGGTTTTGGTTCGCCAACAGCTGAGAATCCTTATTTTAATACCGTTGCAAAACATACTTATAGTGTTGGAGAAGATTTTAATCACCAATCACTAAAAACACAAAATTATGTAGATCGTGTAATCAAACAATGGATTGAAGAATACAAAATTGATGGTTTCCGTTGGGATTTAACCAAAGGATTTACACAAGCTTGTACAGCATCAGACGAAGCTTGTACGAACAGATATCAGCAAGACAGAGTAGATATCTTAAAGAAATATGCTGATTATTCCTGGAGTCTTGATCCTACACATTATACCATTTTTGAACATTTAGGAACTGATGCCGAAGAGAAAGAATGGGCAAATTACAGAGTTACAGAAACGCCTAGTAAGGGAGTTATGATGTGGGGAAAAATGACAAATCAATACAATCAATTGTCAATGGGATACGCAACTGATAGCGATATTTCCAGAATGGCAAGTGCTAGTCGTGGTTTTACTGCAAACAGATTAATGGGATATGCAGAAAGTCATGACGAAGAGCGTTTGATGTATAAAAATGTTCAATACGGAGCTACAAGCGGATCTTATAACGTGAAAACATTAAATACAGCTTTATCAAGAATGTCTGCAATTGGTGCCGTTTCGTTATTAGTTCCTGGTCCAAAAATGATTTGGCATTTTGGAGAACTAGGTTGGGACAGTTCTATTTTTACTTGTAATAATAACACCGTAAATACAGATAATGATGCTGCTGCCGGAGATTGTAAATTAGATACAAAACCACAACCTCAATGGGTTAATAATTGGTTAGGAAACACGAATAGAAGCAAGATTTATAATGATTGGGCAAAAATGATTAATCTTAAAACTACAGAACCTGTATTTTTAGGAACTCCAACTATTTCAAGTCCAAATTCATTAAGTATCAATATCAAAATCAAGAATGATAATCTGACTTCGGCACAATTAAAAGACGTTGTGATCTTGGCTAATTTTGATCTTACGGCAAAAAATATTGCGACAGGTTTTCCATATGCAGGAACTTGGGTTAACTTAATGGATAACACAACTATTGTCGTTACGGATGTAAATGCAACTATAAGTATTCCAGCTGGAGAATATAGAATTTACGGTAACAAACAAGCGAATTTAGCAATTGAAGATTTCGAAAAAGGAAATTTAGTTAGTCTGTATCCAAATCCGGTTGCGAACTACTTTACTTTAGATATTGCAACAACCAAAGTTCAGGTTTATGCAATTTCAGGTCAATTGGTAAAAAGCTTTGCAACACATGGAAATTTAGATTTTCAGTTTGGAGTAAGCGATTTGAAAACAGGAATATATATTGTAAAAGCTTTTGACGAGAACGATAATGTTCGAGTAGCAAAGTTTATTAAAAAATAACTTTTAGAGTATAATCTGTATAGTCTGAAAAGTCTAATGTTTGGTTTTGTTTAGTAATTAAAAAGGGTTGTCTGGAAACAGACAACCCTTTTGAGTTAAAGTGTATTTTAACTTATTTCTTTTTGTGATTGTACTCGCCAATTACAGCAAAATAGCCAAAAGTTCCTAATCCTAAAACAATTAACGGAGTAAGAATAAAAAGAATAATGATGCCAAATACCAGGTCATCTTGTTTGTCTGAGAGTAATTTTGGTAACCCAAATTCAAAAATGCAAAAGTAAGTCGCGGCAATTGCGAGGAGTATCCATAAAACACCTAAAATTTGCTTAATCGTATTCATATTGTATATAGTATTAAAGGTGATTCGTTTTATTTTTATTATCGATATAAATCATTCCAATTACAAAGCAAACAGAAGCTATAATGATTGGATACCAAAGTCCTT
This genomic window from Flavobacterium sp. 9 contains:
- a CDS encoding vitamin K epoxide reductase family protein, with product MTDFFYLKKYLQEHKYYQFEEKILFELESHPDYPSLVAIVDVFNYYDIENIAARVDQSELINLPETFLSVFCTHTGNEIVYTKKRGQNFEIQFANGFIQKLSRTEYFEGWNGMIVAIEENENNEIENNVFSQNIRLFLFGICIIALLQIYSINLSNLVLSISYALTSFAGLLISVFLVREDLGFNDVSVSRICQASKKTSCKEVLSSKGAKIFGNLKLSDASLIYFSVLAVFSVFTVFTDSFVVYSWLALFSIPVLFYSVFTQYFIVKKWCVLCLGIAIVLILQILLVSIYGFNTAILSLTVLKKVVPFLFVFALASFAFLEFKRLIKQGLVNKIIEVKYNQIKRKYPVFKALANNDESINQYTLEEMEAIVIGQDNAPIELNAVLSASCIHCHKVYQNLIKLWNKNPEQLKIKLVFNINAENVNNPYNIIYKQAVGYYLSGDHDKVMALLHDWHVDRIDFEMWKSRWINDQSEIGTEIIQHQYHWCLENKIFHTPAIILNGQLLPNEYEVHELNFFIDNLIKEKTPVL
- a CDS encoding peptidase domain-containing ABC transporter, with amino-acid sequence MKPFPFYKQPDAKDCGPTCLRIIAKYYGKVIELQQIRNLSETTREGSSLLGLSDAGEALGFRTLGVKNNFETLKNEMPLPCIVHWNNQHFVVVYKMKQDKVYISDPSHGLIVYSKEEFIKFWIGKNAHEKTEEGIALLLEPTPEFYKNEWDAENSKRSFSYLTKYLFRYKGLVIQLIVGLAAASLFSLLFPFLTQSIVDVGIQTQDLNFIYLILLAQLMLFAGQTAIEVLRSWIMLHLSTRIHISLVSDFFIKLMKLPISYFDSRMTGDIMQRIGDNRRIEQLLTGSSLNVMFSLLNLVVFSFVLVFYNLQLFLVFLVGSIVYLAWILFFLKKRKELDYKRFSQVSNEQSKVMELINGMQEIKMHNAEKQKRWGWEFVQIRLFKVNMQSLTLEQWQSVGSNFINHLKDLLITFFSATLVVKGELTLGMMMSVQYIIGQLNNPLMQMVSFVRSLQDAKISLERLGEIHDKEDEEDLLNPKIHDLGHSNISIKNLSFRYTGNPNYVLEDLNLFIPKQKTTAIVGTSGSGKTTLLKLLMKFYEPNMGEILLENMKFNTISPSAWRGKCGVVMQDGFIFNDTIANNIAVGDDYVDKKRLLHAIETANIKDFIESLPLSYNTQIGNEGTGISGGQKQRLLIARAVYKNPDYLFFDEATSSLDANNEKVIMENLNQFLVGKTAIIIAHRLSTVKNADQIVVLEKGKIVEIGTHKELVQAQKNYYELVKNQLELGN
- a CDS encoding HlyD family secretion protein, giving the protein MASKNVLDDIELRSESVQEVLSNPPAWIVRYGISIIFVLIVVFVIGCWFVKYPDIIAAKAVVTSNYPPERLESKVNSRIVKLCVSNSSKVKKETIVAILESTANFEDVLKLDKIVASISSNYQTFYFPFKEMNNLELGDIQSSFSQFHKAYIENELNQKLHPYSEEINVGKSSQTENANRLASLYEQQKLEKIKLNLSDVQYKRSLQLFEKGVISKYDLDIQKGNNLQAKQSYDQTNSAISQQKEAINQARKQVVASQISQEKADVTTLSSLFQALDELKKSIHVWKQNYLFVATYDGTFRFQNSWKENQLIKTGDLFATILPENQGEYLGNLKVPLQNSGKIQINQKVLIKLDNFPYQEYGMLEGRVQSMSTITDKDGNYFIEVAMPKGLKTTYGKEIKFDKELTGSADIITEEMRLIERVFYQFRKLVQR
- a CDS encoding alpha-amylase family glycosyl hydrolase, whose amino-acid sequence is MKKTLLLFFLLLSAITFAQQQTVTYSVSPSTFEETTAITITINGNSVNESAWGVTDNSLYLWAWAFDTNDTTQKGTPNNGGWDASSDASKFTYNSASDTYTKTITPTTYYNITGIGKIGFLVKAKNGTGDKKSQDILVEVGSFQVTLTSPAENSTTIVASGASFNIAATNTNGVASYSLKANGTVINTNASTASYSYSATNITANQSYELIATQGTTTISKKFSVVVNPNTVLENMPAGLVDGINYNASDATKATLVLDAPLKDFVYVAGSFNNWQPSSAYAMKKDPTSGKFWLELTGLVSGVNNTYQYWVVESTPIANSPSLVKTADPYSTLVLSPFDDSGIPAASYPNIPTYPAGQNFEVTVLKTGQTPYNWKVTNFTKPAKEKLVVYEVLVRDFDANKNYQSLIDRIDYFKNLKINAIELMPVMEFEGNESWGYNTSFHMALDKFYGTSDKLKEFIDLCHENGIAVILDVALNHAFGRNPMVRMWMNDPDGDGFGSPTAENPYFNTVAKHTYSVGEDFNHQSLKTQNYVDRVIKQWIEEYKIDGFRWDLTKGFTQACTASDEACTNRYQQDRVDILKKYADYSWSLDPTHYTIFEHLGTDAEEKEWANYRVTETPSKGVMMWGKMTNQYNQLSMGYATDSDISRMASASRGFTANRLMGYAESHDEERLMYKNVQYGATSGSYNVKTLNTALSRMSAIGAVSLLVPGPKMIWHFGELGWDSSIFTCNNNTVNTDNDAAAGDCKLDTKPQPQWVNNWLGNTNRSKIYNDWAKMINLKTTEPVFLGTPTISSPNSLSINIKIKNDNLTSAQLKDVVILANFDLTAKNIATGFPYAGTWVNLMDNTTIVVTDVNATISIPAGEYRIYGNKQANLAIEDFEKGNLVSLYPNPVANYFTLDIATTKVQVYAISGQLVKSFATHGNLDFQFGVSDLKTGIYIVKAFDENDNVRVAKFIKK
- a CDS encoding DUF6814 family protein, which gives rise to MNTIKQILGVLWILLAIAATYFCIFEFGLPKLLSDKQDDLVFGIIILFILTPLIVLGLGTFGYFAVIGEYNHKKK